One Methylosarcina fibrata AML-C10 DNA segment encodes these proteins:
- a CDS encoding c-type cytochrome: MINYVTMRWRSLLLWALGLLAGGALFALLAAYSGIYNVAASAGHPVWLERFLQMAKERSVKVNSRNIEPPELDTADLVPLGAAHFQGTCAVCHGAPGQPVNPVFGHMLPHPPDLQLHSPRWTRGQLFWIARHGIQFTGMPAWSGSDREDEVWAVVAFLEALPSMTAAEYLRHARGNSKIQPHSVEEIVNEGRPRLDLTACSRCHDAAGAAPTSAHIPGIAGQDEAYLKRALYEYRDDSRQSGFMEPVADDLSDAQIDRLAAYYSAMSPTLRRQRTSSEDRELGRRLAEQGDREHKIPACNSCHGRKRREDYPRLAGQSELYLKQQLIIWKEGGRNETPHGAMMSVVARRLTERQAAAAAAFFANQSPETAPPSRTEEGAQP; encoded by the coding sequence ATGATCAACTACGTCACGATGAGATGGCGGTCTCTTCTGCTGTGGGCGCTGGGCCTGCTGGCCGGCGGCGCGCTGTTTGCGCTTCTGGCCGCTTATTCGGGGATTTACAATGTCGCGGCCAGCGCCGGGCATCCGGTCTGGCTCGAGCGGTTTCTACAGATGGCGAAAGAACGTTCGGTGAAAGTGAACAGCCGGAATATTGAGCCGCCGGAACTGGATACGGCCGACCTGGTGCCTCTCGGAGCCGCTCATTTTCAGGGAACTTGCGCGGTCTGCCATGGCGCCCCGGGACAGCCGGTGAATCCGGTGTTCGGCCACATGCTGCCTCATCCTCCCGATCTTCAGCTTCATTCCCCTCGCTGGACCCGTGGCCAGTTGTTCTGGATTGCGCGTCACGGCATCCAGTTCACCGGCATGCCGGCATGGAGCGGAAGCGACCGGGAGGATGAAGTCTGGGCGGTCGTCGCCTTCCTGGAAGCCTTGCCGTCGATGACGGCAGCCGAATACCTTCGCCATGCTCGCGGCAACAGCAAAATTCAGCCCCATTCCGTTGAGGAAATCGTCAATGAAGGACGGCCCAGGCTGGACCTCACCGCCTGCAGCCGCTGCCACGACGCGGCCGGTGCGGCACCGACCAGTGCCCATATTCCCGGCATCGCAGGCCAGGATGAAGCCTATTTGAAAAGGGCGCTGTACGAATATCGCGACGATTCGCGACAGAGCGGCTTTATGGAGCCGGTGGCGGACGATCTCAGCGACGCGCAAATCGATCGTTTGGCGGCTTATTACTCGGCCATGTCTCCTACTCTTCGTCGGCAAAGAACGTCTTCGGAAGACCGGGAACTGGGGCGCCGGCTGGCGGAGCAAGGCGATCGGGAACATAAAATTCCTGCCTGCAATTCCTGCCACGGCCGAAAAAGACGCGAAGACTATCCCCGACTGGCCGGCCAGTCCGAACTTTATCTCAAGCAACAACTGATAATCTGGAAAGAAGGCGGCCGTAACGAAACGCCGCATGGAGCGATGATGTCGGTCGTGGCCAGGCGATTGACGGAACGGCAGGCTGCCGCGGCCGCCGCGTTCTTTGCGAATCAGTCGCCGGAAACCGCCCCGCCGTCGAGGACGGAAGAAGGGGCGCAGCCATGA
- a CDS encoding cytochrome c oxidase assembly protein, which yields MQTKPMTLLTLAELAVLSLLAFWVLHYAGNAGVLSRHMILHILLMSLAAPILAVTVRGLTGLRAECAGANSLAAAAFLQAGLFFAWHSPPGFAAVAQGAEGALHAALFLSALWFWLAVFNQADNHLWRAVLGLLLTGKLFCLLAVLLTFAPRVLYGVEAFHSGIKTDLADQQTAGLLMVIACPMTYVLAAIVLVYRWFAALCESRSETEPSAPVSESGS from the coding sequence ATGCAGACCAAGCCGATGACGTTGCTTACTCTTGCTGAACTGGCGGTCCTGTCGCTGCTGGCGTTTTGGGTTTTGCATTATGCCGGAAACGCAGGCGTTTTATCGCGCCATATGATCCTTCACATCCTGCTAATGAGTCTGGCGGCACCTATTCTGGCCGTTACGGTTCGAGGCCTGACCGGTTTGAGGGCCGAATGCGCCGGAGCCAATTCCCTGGCGGCGGCCGCTTTCCTGCAGGCCGGCCTGTTTTTCGCCTGGCATTCTCCTCCCGGTTTTGCGGCGGTAGCTCAAGGTGCTGAAGGAGCGCTGCATGCCGCGCTGTTTTTATCGGCCCTGTGGTTCTGGCTGGCGGTCTTCAATCAGGCCGACAATCATTTATGGCGGGCCGTGCTGGGTCTGTTGCTGACCGGCAAGCTGTTTTGCCTGCTCGCGGTCCTGTTGACGTTCGCTCCGCGCGTGCTTTACGGCGTCGAAGCATTTCACTCCGGCATCAAGACCGATCTTGCCGACCAGCAGACGGCAGGCTTGTTGATGGTCATCGCCTGCCCGATGACTTACGTGCTCGCTGCGATTGTCCTGGTGTATCGATGGTTTGCAGCTCTCTGCGAATCACGGAGCGAGACTGAGCCTTCGGCGCCGGTCTCGGAAAGCGGCTCATGA
- a CDS encoding IS630 family transposase (programmed frameshift), translating to MPALKYKVNLTEDEKRGLEAMINKGKAAARHLTRARILLKAAAGIQDKDIIQALGVSESMVLTTRQRCVEEGPEAALKERPRPGRAPKLTEKQAAHIIALACSEAPTGHDHWTLRLLADKVVELAYADRCSYETIRQLLKKHSLKPWQKQEWCIPEVSAEFVAAMEDVLDLYEEPYDPLRPVVCFDESPKQLIAEVRQPLPPEPGQPARYDTGYERKGVCDLMMICEPKRGFRQVDITARRTKIEFAHSMKHIAELYPDAAVIRVVLDNLNTHKMASLYEAFPAEQARELARRLEFHYTPKHGSWLNIAEIELAVLSNMCLSQRIPDTESLRREVEANILPRNTKATPVNWRFTTQQARRKLARLYPCVSS from the exons ATGCCAGCTCTTAAATACAAAGTCAATCTGACTGAAGACGAAAAGCGTGGCTTGGAAGCCATGATCAACAAAGGAAAAGCCGCGGCACGCCATCTGACACGCGCGCGAATTTTATTAAAAGCGGCAGCGGGTATTCAGGATAAAGACATTATCCAAGCTTTGGGTGTCTCGGAATCAATGGTGTTGACGACGCGCCAACGGTGTGTGGAAGAAGGCCCGGAAGCCGCCCTGAAAGAACGCCCCCGTCCAGGACGTGCCCCAAAACTGACGGAGAAGCAGGCCGCCCATATTATCGCCTTGGCTTGTAGTGAGGCGCCGACAGGGCATGATCACTGGACCTTGCGGTTGTTGGCGGACAAAGTGGTGGAATTAGCGTATGCCGACCGTTGCAGCTATGAAACCATCCGTCAGCTTTTAAAAAAACACTC TCTCAAACCCTGGCAGAAGCAAGAGTGGTGCATTCCCGAGGTGAGTGCTGAATTTGTCGCGGCGATGGAAGACGTGCTGGACCTTTATGAAGAACCCTACGATCCGTTGCGCCCGGTTGTGTGTTTCGACGAAAGTCCGAAGCAACTCATTGCGGAAGTCCGCCAACCTCTCCCGCCTGAGCCCGGTCAACCGGCCCGCTATGACACCGGCTATGAACGGAAAGGCGTCTGCGATTTGATGATGATCTGCGAACCTAAACGCGGTTTTCGGCAGGTGGACATCACCGCGCGGCGGACCAAAATCGAATTCGCGCACAGCATGAAGCATATCGCTGAACTTTATCCGGACGCGGCGGTGATCCGGGTGGTGCTGGACAATCTGAATACCCATAAAATGGCGTCTTTGTATGAAGCCTTTCCAGCAGAGCAAGCCCGTGAATTGGCGCGACGGCTGGAGTTCCACTACACGCCCAAGCATGGCAGTTGGCTAAACATCGCTGAGATCGAACTGGCCGTCTTGTCGAACATGTGTTTATCACAGCGGATACCGGACACAGAGAGCCTCCGGCGTGAGGTCGAAGCCAATATCCTACCGCGCAACACCAAGGCGACGCCCGTCAATTGGCGATTTACGACGCAACAGGCACGACGTAAACTGGCTCGCCTGTATCCTTGTGTTTCTTCGTGA
- a CDS encoding mechanosensitive ion channel family protein gives MKFNFSEATASVQEMINGFIERAPYFVIAFVVFVLFLFAAKAARTAVGAITRRNRRHFNLSLVMGRLSYGVIIFLGLLIALVIAVPGFTPGELVNVLGLSSVAIGFAFRDILQNFLAGILLLLTEPFRIGDQITLNEYEGTVEDIQTRATFIKTYDGRRVVIPNSNLFTNSVTVNTAYPLRRLEHEITIGFADDVERTKQTLLDTVEKIPGVLNHPAPDVLIVKLADNGIVLRLRWWMQPPRRLESLLSQDAVLEKVAKAVSSKKIDSS, from the coding sequence ATGAAATTCAACTTTAGCGAAGCCACCGCTTCCGTACAGGAGATGATTAACGGCTTTATCGAAAGAGCTCCCTACTTCGTAATTGCTTTCGTCGTTTTTGTTTTGTTTCTTTTCGCCGCCAAGGCAGCGCGTACGGCAGTGGGAGCCATCACCCGTCGTAACCGGCGGCATTTCAATCTAAGCCTGGTGATGGGCCGGCTCAGTTACGGCGTCATCATTTTCCTCGGCTTGCTCATCGCCCTGGTCATCGCCGTTCCCGGCTTCACGCCGGGCGAATTGGTCAACGTTCTGGGTCTGTCCAGCGTCGCCATCGGTTTTGCGTTTCGCGACATTCTGCAGAATTTTCTGGCGGGCATTTTATTACTGCTGACCGAGCCTTTCCGTATCGGCGATCAGATCACTCTGAACGAATACGAAGGCACGGTCGAGGACATTCAGACCCGGGCGACTTTTATCAAAACGTACGACGGCCGGCGCGTGGTCATCCCCAATTCGAATCTTTTCACCAACTCGGTCACGGTCAATACCGCTTATCCGCTTCGCCGCCTGGAACATGAAATCACGATCGGCTTTGCCGACGACGTCGAGCGAACCAAGCAAACCCTGCTCGATACCGTAGAGAAAATTCCCGGAGTACTGAATCATCCTGCGCCCGACGTCCTCATCGTCAAACTGGCCGATAACGGCATTGTGCTTCGGCTGCGCTGGTGGATGCAGCCGCCGCGCCGGCTCGAAAGCCTTCTCTCCCAGGATGCCGTACTGGAAAAGGTGGCCAAAGCCGTCTCTTCGAAGAAAATTGATTCATCCTAG
- a CDS encoding hemolysin family protein, translating into MTRKVHCGKELKDFSSFGAAGWPFGIFFNTIEAPSPNEREHGCPCFLSESSRLSKRLPLPHLNRAGNGVGYIMDIALIVILILINGIFAMSEMSVVSSARARLQKLADERRAGARTALKLHADPSRFLSTIQIGITSVGILSGALGEEALVEPLIVQLRQFPYFEPYAESLALAITVLSITYVSVVVGELVPKRLALLRPEGIARMIARPMNGLALIASPLVWLLSASSNLLLRLMGAHKPPQATVTNEEIKILMDMGSEAGVFHAKEGQWVSNVLKLDEQRVGAVMTPRKDIFFIDLNDGEQEVRRLVGECPYSKAVVCRGGLENVLGVLQLRECLKVLMENSELSIEPLLRSPLYVPDLLTLPHLLEFFKEKRSDFVLIVNEYGELEGLVTLSDVLKAIVGDLPSLETDLDPDIVQRNDGSWLVSGSLSINRMKSAIGMNGHFPGEKAVGFNTVGGFILFYLERIPRVADSFVYDGWYFEVIDVDGTRIDKVLVAKEEAAPLNK; encoded by the coding sequence GTGACAAGGAAGGTGCACTGCGGCAAGGAGTTAAAAGATTTTTCGTCCTTCGGCGCCGCCGGCTGGCCTTTCGGCATTTTTTTCAATACAATCGAAGCGCCTTCTCCGAATGAACGAGAACACGGTTGCCCCTGCTTTTTGTCCGAAAGCAGCCGGCTGTCGAAACGTCTGCCCCTTCCACACTTAAACCGCGCCGGTAACGGAGTCGGCTACATCATGGACATCGCGCTTATTGTCATTTTGATCCTGATCAACGGTATTTTCGCGATGTCGGAAATGTCGGTCGTTTCTTCCGCCAGGGCGCGTCTGCAGAAACTGGCCGATGAACGGCGCGCCGGTGCCCGCACAGCGTTGAAACTGCACGCCGACCCTTCCCGGTTTTTATCCACAATACAGATCGGCATCACCTCGGTAGGGATTCTGAGCGGAGCGCTGGGCGAGGAAGCGCTGGTCGAGCCGTTAATCGTTCAATTAAGACAATTTCCGTATTTTGAGCCTTATGCGGAAAGCCTGGCGCTGGCGATCACCGTTCTGTCGATCACTTACGTTTCGGTCGTAGTCGGCGAATTGGTGCCGAAACGCCTGGCGTTGCTGCGTCCGGAAGGCATCGCGCGAATGATCGCCCGGCCCATGAACGGGCTGGCCCTGATCGCGAGCCCGCTGGTATGGCTGCTGTCGGCTTCCAGCAATTTGCTTCTGCGGCTAATGGGCGCCCACAAACCGCCGCAGGCGACCGTTACCAACGAAGAGATTAAAATCCTGATGGACATGGGATCGGAAGCGGGCGTCTTTCACGCCAAGGAAGGGCAGTGGGTATCGAACGTGTTGAAGCTGGACGAACAACGGGTCGGAGCCGTCATGACGCCGCGCAAGGACATTTTTTTCATCGATTTGAACGACGGGGAACAGGAAGTCAGACGGCTTGTCGGCGAGTGTCCTTATTCGAAAGCGGTTGTTTGCCGCGGCGGACTGGAAAACGTGCTGGGCGTGCTGCAACTGAGAGAATGCTTGAAAGTGTTGATGGAAAACAGCGAATTGAGCATTGAGCCGCTGCTGCGCAGCCCTCTGTATGTTCCGGATCTGTTAACTCTGCCCCATCTGCTGGAGTTCTTCAAGGAAAAACGGAGCGACTTCGTGCTGATCGTCAACGAATACGGCGAATTGGAAGGCCTGGTTACGCTGAGCGACGTGCTGAAAGCCATCGTCGGCGATCTGCCGAGCCTGGAAACCGATCTGGACCCGGATATCGTGCAGCGCAACGACGGCTCCTGGCTGGTGAGCGGCAGTTTATCGATCAACCGGATGAAATCCGCTATCGGCATGAACGGCCATTTTCCCGGTGAAAAAGCCGTCGGCTTCAATACGGTCGGCGGTTTCATTTTATTCTATCTGGAAAGAATTCCCCGCGTGGCCGACAGCTTCGTTTACGACGGATGGTATTTCGAAGTGATTGATGTCGACGGAACGCGCATCGACAAGGTTCTGGTCGCAAAAGAAGAAGCCGCTCCCCTGAACAAATAG
- a CDS encoding AI-2E family transporter, producing MKFDEEGGKPESERTAAHSGENRDLARRTFIVAVTAFGVIAVLLIIRQMAQILLLVFASVLLAIFLRTLADFIGRHTPISVSWALAAVVILLMGCFALILVLYGPDIADGFYRLFRQLPSAPERLRSTLEPYEWGPAVMEALSRAGQTLVSPKQLAGIAGIFSTAFGALGSGLFVIVLSLYLAADPKTYLDGVARLFPGESRGLVHEAFNRIGHALRWWLLGRIAAMVIVGILIGAGLALLGIPFAFILGLAAAILDFIPNIGPLVAALPALMIGLTQDGSTVAYVVVLYLVVQSLEGYLISPHIEERVVSLPPALLLSAQLLLGAGMGIPGVLLASPLTVAVTVLIRMFYLRDVLGQRVDLP from the coding sequence ATGAAATTTGACGAAGAAGGCGGAAAGCCCGAAAGCGAGCGGACGGCGGCACATTCCGGAGAGAATCGAGACTTGGCCAGGCGGACGTTCATCGTTGCCGTGACGGCTTTTGGGGTGATTGCCGTCCTGCTGATCATCCGGCAGATGGCTCAGATTTTACTGCTGGTTTTCGCAAGCGTGCTGCTGGCTATTTTTCTGCGCACCCTGGCGGACTTCATCGGCCGCCATACGCCGATCTCGGTATCCTGGGCGCTCGCGGCGGTGGTTATCCTTCTGATGGGGTGTTTTGCGCTGATTCTGGTCCTGTACGGCCCGGACATCGCCGACGGATTTTATCGATTATTCCGGCAGTTGCCGTCGGCGCCCGAACGGCTTCGAAGCACGCTCGAACCGTACGAATGGGGTCCTGCCGTCATGGAGGCATTGTCCAGGGCCGGGCAAACGCTGGTCAGCCCGAAACAATTGGCCGGCATTGCCGGGATTTTTTCGACCGCGTTCGGAGCGCTCGGCAGCGGACTGTTCGTGATCGTGTTGAGCCTTTATCTGGCGGCGGATCCGAAAACCTACCTCGACGGCGTGGCGCGGCTGTTTCCGGGGGAAAGCCGGGGGCTGGTTCACGAAGCCTTCAACCGGATCGGGCACGCGCTCCGCTGGTGGCTTTTGGGTAGGATCGCGGCGATGGTCATTGTCGGTATCCTGATCGGCGCCGGACTGGCGCTATTGGGCATTCCTTTCGCCTTTATTCTGGGCCTGGCAGCGGCTATTCTCGATTTCATACCCAACATCGGGCCGCTGGTCGCCGCCTTGCCGGCTCTGATGATCGGGCTGACTCAGGACGGCTCGACGGTGGCCTACGTCGTTGTTCTCTATCTGGTGGTGCAAAGCCTGGAAGGTTATCTGATCTCGCCGCATATAGAGGAACGGGTAGTGTCCCTGCCGCCGGCGCTGCTGCTGTCCGCCCAGCTTCTGCTGGGAGCCGGCATGGGTATTCCGGGCGTTCTGCTCGCCTCTCCGCTGACGGTGGCGGTTACGGTGCTGATACGGATGTTTTACCTGCGCGACGTGCTGGGGCAGCGGGTGGATCTGCCCTAA
- a CDS encoding DUF2956 domain-containing protein, which translates to MNKPNYQKPSPQTQEEALKIARSTQRPGQTKEQTRLIAQGIQKGIDLYKRQQKEKAREMNKRLKKASRQKEPSTETDEAEILETIAYRQHWLPWLLLGLTWLGLAAYWLLAYP; encoded by the coding sequence ATGAACAAACCCAATTACCAGAAACCGTCTCCGCAAACCCAGGAAGAAGCGTTAAAAATAGCCAGATCGACTCAACGTCCGGGGCAAACCAAAGAGCAGACCCGGCTGATCGCGCAAGGCATCCAGAAAGGAATCGATCTTTATAAAAGGCAGCAAAAAGAAAAAGCCAGGGAAATGAACAAAAGGCTCAAGAAAGCTTCCAGGCAAAAAGAGCCGTCGACGGAAACCGACGAGGCCGAGATCCTCGAAACGATCGCGTACCGCCAGCATTGGCTGCCCTGGCTGCTGCTGGGCCTGACCTGGCTCGGCCTGGCCGCTTATTGGCTTCTGGCGTATCCTTAG
- a CDS encoding dihydrolipoyl dehydrogenase family protein, translating to MNKKMPVRSWPRPRRFDTNLAVIGGGAAGLVTSYIAAAVRAKVTLIEAGNLGGDCLNTGCVPSKALIRSTRLLARMRRSSEYGIRNVAVDCEFEDIMKRVQQVIHAVAPHDSAERYRQLGVEVIEGRARFITPWTIEVATPGETRTITAKAVVIAAGARPLIPPIPGLDLVPYLTSDTIWALRERPERLLVLGGGPIGCELGQCFVRLGARVTLVEMAPRLLSREDREVSGLVAKSFEKEGIDLRLEHSARQFVVENGENVLLAEHRGETVRLPFDRVLLALGRSATISGYGLEEIGLELSPKQTIRVDAFQATNHAHIFACGDVAGPYQFTHAAAHQAWYAAVNALFGSFWKFRTDYSIIPWATFTDPEVARVGLNEQDALAQGIPYEISTYDLADLDRAIVDSETEGFVKVLTVPGKDKILGVTLVGEHAGDLIAEFVLAMKYNIGLNKILNTIHIYPTLAEGNKYAAGVWKRQHQPETLLKLLARFHAWRRG from the coding sequence ATGAACAAGAAAATGCCGGTTCGATCCTGGCCCCGGCCCAGGCGCTTCGACACGAATCTCGCCGTCATCGGCGGCGGGGCGGCAGGACTGGTGACCTCCTATATCGCCGCCGCCGTCAGAGCCAAAGTCACTCTGATCGAAGCCGGCAACCTGGGCGGCGATTGCCTGAATACCGGCTGCGTGCCGTCGAAAGCGTTGATCCGATCGACCCGGCTGCTGGCCAGAATGCGGCGGTCTTCGGAATACGGCATCCGGAACGTTGCGGTCGATTGCGAGTTCGAAGACATCATGAAGCGTGTGCAGCAGGTCATCCATGCCGTGGCGCCGCACGATTCCGCCGAGCGCTACCGGCAATTGGGCGTCGAGGTCATCGAAGGCCGGGCCCGGTTCATCACGCCCTGGACAATCGAGGTGGCCACGCCCGGCGAAACCCGGACGATCACCGCCAAGGCAGTGGTGATCGCGGCGGGAGCCCGGCCTCTGATCCCCCCGATTCCCGGACTCGACCTTGTGCCCTACCTGACTTCCGACACGATCTGGGCCTTGCGGGAGCGGCCCGAACGTCTGCTGGTCCTGGGCGGCGGACCGATCGGCTGCGAACTGGGCCAGTGCTTCGTCCGGCTGGGCGCCCGGGTCACGCTGGTGGAAATGGCGCCCCGCCTCTTGAGCCGGGAAGACAGAGAAGTCTCCGGGCTTGTCGCGAAAAGTTTCGAAAAGGAAGGAATCGACTTGCGGCTGGAGCACAGCGCCAGGCAATTCGTCGTCGAGAACGGCGAAAACGTCCTGCTGGCCGAACACCGGGGAGAAACCGTGCGGCTGCCGTTCGACCGGGTATTGCTGGCCCTGGGCCGGAGCGCAACTATTTCGGGTTACGGGCTCGAAGAAATCGGCCTGGAGCTGTCGCCGAAACAGACGATCCGGGTCGACGCTTTCCAGGCAACCAATCATGCCCATATTTTTGCCTGCGGCGACGTCGCCGGCCCTTATCAGTTTACCCATGCGGCGGCGCATCAGGCCTGGTACGCGGCGGTCAATGCCTTGTTCGGGAGCTTCTGGAAATTTCGCACCGACTATTCAATCATTCCCTGGGCGACGTTTACCGATCCCGAAGTGGCCCGAGTCGGCCTGAACGAGCAGGACGCTCTTGCACAAGGCATTCCATACGAAATCAGCACCTACGATCTGGCCGATCTGGACCGGGCCATCGTCGACAGTGAAACCGAAGGGTTCGTCAAAGTCCTCACCGTGCCCGGCAAGGACAAGATTCTCGGTGTGACGCTGGTCGGCGAACACGCCGGCGACCTGATCGCCGAATTTGTTCTGGCGATGAAATACAACATCGGCCTGAACAAAATCCTGAACACGATCCATATCTACCCTACCCTTGCCGAAGGCAATAAATACGCAGCGGGGGTCTGGAAGCGCCAGCACCAGCCGGAAACCCTGCTCAAGCTCTTGGCGCGTTTTCATGCCTGGCGGCGGGGCTGA
- a CDS encoding TVP38/TMEM64 family protein, with protein MSNLRILLLIVLILSIGGFFYFDLQDALTLDNLKSRQADLKAYVGLHPLPAGLLYALIYIAVTGLSLPGATLLTLAGGALFGLGWGTLLVSFASSIGATLAFLAARFLFRDAVKARLGERLSAIDEGIEREGAYYLFTLRLVPLFPFFIINLAMGLTHLSVFTFYWVSQAGMLAGTLVYVNAGTQLAKVESLSGLLSPPLVGSFALLGLFPLLAKKIVENWPK; from the coding sequence ATGTCAAATTTGCGTATCCTGTTATTGATCGTTCTCATCTTGTCAATCGGCGGCTTTTTTTACTTCGATCTCCAGGACGCGCTGACTCTGGACAATCTGAAGTCCCGGCAGGCCGATTTGAAAGCCTACGTCGGCCTTCATCCTCTGCCGGCCGGGTTGCTGTATGCGCTGATTTATATCGCCGTAACCGGCTTGTCGCTGCCGGGTGCGACCTTGCTGACGCTGGCCGGAGGAGCGCTGTTCGGTTTGGGATGGGGCACCTTGCTGGTCTCGTTCGCATCGAGTATCGGCGCGACCCTGGCCTTTCTGGCCGCGCGCTTCTTGTTCCGGGATGCGGTGAAAGCCCGGCTCGGGGAAAGGCTCAGCGCCATCGATGAAGGAATCGAACGGGAAGGCGCTTATTATCTGTTTACGCTGCGGCTGGTTCCCCTGTTTCCGTTTTTCATCATCAATCTGGCCATGGGCTTGACCCATCTGAGCGTTTTTACCTTTTACTGGGTCAGCCAGGCGGGCATGCTCGCCGGCACTCTGGTGTACGTCAACGCCGGCACCCAACTGGCGAAAGTCGAATCGCTTTCCGGCTTGTTGTCTCCGCCGTTGGTCGGTTCATTCGCATTATTGGGACTCTTTCCGCTGCTAGCGAAAAAAATCGTGGAGAATTGGCCGAAATGA
- a CDS encoding EAL domain-containing protein: MKFLSRLLFIEMVRQISQDIGRSRSLLYIEVNHTLQIASLLQGTEAEEGLLASIRAIILKKVKRLPNAYIGQLDHNRFGVVLDLPVKKGVEFAEELADYLDRQCITVFELPYYPKLIIGVTAISPAYKTPERMLAAVDEALYQARRAGNSVVKLIEPDDPFLHEYYNLLELLPELREGLANNSFILYAQPIVPLNHSVTTAKAEVLLRYRSGDGDIDSQNRFLQAAELFHISREVDLYVVHHFARYIHQQERQDIVYSLNISGSTIRYPGFLDKVFNDFREFGVDSRQVCFEITENVADQDYRQAILFMKSLKNRLGCQLSLDDIGIGSSNLSNLSKFDVDFFKIDGSFIHNLTEDPYCELVVDFITEAASLFHRETIAEYVENAEQLEKLKNLGVDYAQGYFTGKPELLFDPSA; encoded by the coding sequence ATGAAGTTTTTGAGCAGGCTTTTATTCATCGAAATGGTGAGGCAGATATCGCAAGATATCGGTCGCAGCCGTTCGTTACTTTATATAGAAGTCAATCACACTTTGCAGATTGCCAGTCTCCTGCAGGGAACCGAGGCGGAAGAAGGGTTGCTGGCTTCGATTCGCGCAATCATCCTGAAAAAGGTGAAACGCTTGCCCAATGCCTATATCGGCCAACTCGATCATAACCGGTTCGGCGTCGTGCTCGATCTGCCGGTCAAGAAAGGCGTCGAATTTGCCGAAGAACTGGCGGACTATCTCGACCGGCAGTGCATTACCGTTTTTGAGCTGCCTTATTATCCCAAATTGATCATTGGGGTGACCGCCATTTCGCCGGCCTACAAGACCCCTGAACGGATGCTGGCGGCGGTCGACGAAGCGCTCTATCAAGCCCGAAGGGCCGGCAACAGTGTCGTGAAGCTGATCGAGCCGGATGACCCGTTTCTGCACGAATATTACAATCTGCTGGAATTATTGCCCGAATTGAGAGAAGGCTTGGCGAACAATTCGTTCATTCTCTACGCACAACCGATCGTACCGCTGAATCATTCGGTCACGACTGCGAAGGCGGAAGTTTTGCTGCGTTACCGAAGCGGAGACGGGGATATCGATTCGCAAAACCGTTTTCTCCAGGCGGCGGAATTGTTTCACATCAGCCGGGAGGTGGACCTGTACGTCGTCCATCATTTCGCCCGGTACATTCACCAGCAAGAACGCCAGGATATCGTTTATTCGCTGAACATCTCGGGCAGCACGATCCGCTACCCGGGCTTTCTGGACAAGGTTTTCAACGATTTTAGAGAGTTCGGCGTGGATTCCCGGCAAGTTTGTTTTGAAATCACCGAAAACGTAGCCGACCAGGATTACCGGCAGGCCATCCTCTTCATGAAATCTTTAAAGAACCGATTGGGCTGCCAGTTGTCGTTGGACGATATCGGCATCGGCTCCAGCAATCTATCGAATCTGTCGAAATTCGACGTCGATTTTTTCAAGATCGACGGTTCCTTTATTCATAATCTGACCGAGGATCCTTATTGCGAACTGGTGGTCGATTTCATTACCGAAGCGGCCTCTCTCTTTCATCGGGAAACGATCGCCGAATACGTGGAAAATGCCGAGCAACTGGAAAAACTGAAAAATCTCGGAGTCGATTATGCTCAGGGTTACTTTACCGGCAAACCCGAATTGTTGTTCGATCCTTCGGCTTGA